One Buchnera aphidicola (Anoecia corni) genomic region harbors:
- the flhA gene encoding flagellar biosynthesis protein FlhA, with translation MFNFFKLKNSINALKKSNYISWNLLSGPILLLMILSMMVLPLPPWILDLFFTFNIVLSIIIILVSMFNTTTLNFSSFPTVLLFSTLLRLGLNVASTRIILLEGHTGSGSAGNVIQSFGHFLVGGNFAIGMIVFVILVVINFMVITKGAGRVAEVGARFALDGMPGKQMAIDADLNAGLIGEAEAKRRRLKVACEADFYGSMDGASKFVRGDAIAGILIMIINIIGGLVVGVVQHGLSLKEAAEVYTLLTIGDGLVAQIPALVISTAAGVIVTRVTTKKNVGEQMIGELFNNPQVILLSGLVLGILGLVPGMPNLVFLCFTGFLFLLSYYLYSTGINQSHFSFYEQFKKSKRSFYLKEVSWDDVRLEDPIGIELGSSLIYIVDESKKNNLLIKIRGIRKKIAQKIGFLPPVVHIQNNHNLPNSCYQIFLKGIKVVKEYAFYNKLLAINTGNVKKVLTEKIVKEPIFGMPACWIDQSLQIKAKNSGYSIVDPVSLVATHLHYIIKKNLHELFGRQEAQKLLDRVSKVSPKLVEEFIPNIITLTSFHKILKNLLVENVSIRDMITIIETIIENVNVQNNVKELTSYVRISLRKSILQKIYKDEKNIQIRVLDIKLENILLQSIHPDSYVIEPGLADYLIKDLTRSILDKKITSKNIVLVVKHSLRSFLSNFLRPYFEDLNVLSQLEIGDQKNIQIIDIIGTNLNRNK, from the coding sequence ATGTTTAATTTTTTTAAATTAAAGAACAGTATTAATGCATTAAAAAAATCTAATTATATATCCTGGAATTTGTTATCTGGACCGATTTTATTGTTAATGATTTTATCTATGATGGTACTTCCTTTACCTCCATGGATATTAGATTTATTTTTTACTTTTAATATAGTGTTATCAATTATAATAATATTAGTAAGTATGTTTAATACAACAACTCTAAACTTTTCGTCTTTTCCAACAGTTTTGCTTTTTTCGACGTTATTACGTTTAGGCTTAAACGTAGCTTCTACTAGAATTATTTTACTGGAAGGTCATACTGGATCTGGATCAGCTGGAAATGTTATACAATCGTTTGGTCATTTTTTAGTAGGAGGAAATTTTGCTATAGGAATGATAGTATTTGTTATATTAGTTGTCATTAATTTTATGGTTATCACAAAAGGAGCAGGTCGTGTTGCAGAAGTAGGAGCTAGGTTTGCTTTAGATGGCATGCCAGGAAAACAAATGGCAATAGATGCTGATTTAAATGCAGGTTTAATTGGTGAAGCAGAAGCTAAGAGAAGAAGACTTAAAGTAGCTTGTGAAGCGGATTTTTATGGATCAATGGATGGAGCTAGTAAATTTGTTCGAGGAGATGCTATAGCTGGAATTTTAATTATGATTATTAATATAATAGGAGGTTTAGTTGTAGGAGTTGTTCAACATGGTTTATCTTTGAAAGAAGCAGCAGAAGTATATACGTTGTTAACTATTGGAGATGGATTAGTAGCTCAAATTCCAGCTTTAGTAATTTCTACTGCTGCTGGAGTGATAGTGACTCGTGTTACTACTAAAAAAAATGTTGGAGAACAGATGATAGGTGAGTTATTTAATAATCCGCAAGTTATTTTATTAAGTGGATTAGTACTCGGTATTTTAGGTTTAGTTCCAGGTATGCCTAATTTAGTTTTTTTATGTTTTACTGGATTTCTTTTTTTATTATCATATTATTTATACAGTACTGGTATTAATCAATCACATTTTTCGTTTTACGAACAATTTAAAAAAAGTAAAAGATCTTTTTATTTAAAAGAAGTATCTTGGGATGATGTACGATTAGAAGATCCTATTGGAATAGAATTAGGAAGTAGTTTAATTTATATAGTAGATGAAAGCAAAAAAAATAATTTATTAATTAAAATTAGAGGAATAAGAAAAAAAATTGCACAAAAAATTGGATTTTTACCACCTGTAGTTCATATACAAAATAATCATAATTTGCCTAATTCATGTTATCAAATATTTTTAAAAGGGATAAAAGTAGTTAAGGAATATGCATTTTATAATAAATTATTAGCTATTAATACTGGAAATGTTAAGAAAGTTTTAACAGAAAAAATAGTTAAAGAGCCTATTTTTGGAATGCCGGCATGTTGGATAGATCAATCATTGCAAATAAAGGCGAAAAACAGTGGATATTCTATCGTAGATCCAGTTTCTTTAGTAGCGACACATTTACATTATATTATAAAAAAAAATTTACATGAGTTATTTGGTCGACAAGAGGCACAAAAACTTTTAGATAGAGTAAGTAAAGTGTCTCCAAAATTAGTAGAAGAATTTATTCCTAATATTATTACGTTAACATCTTTTCATAAAATATTAAAAAACTTATTAGTTGAGAATGTTTCAATTAGAGATATGATAACAATTATTGAAACAATAATAGAAAATGTAAATGTTCAAAATAATGTTAAAGAATTAACGTCTTACGTTCGGATATCTTTGAGGAAGTCTATACTTCAAAAAATATACAAAGATGAAAAAAATATACAAATACGTGTTTTAGATATAAAGTTAGAAAATATTTTACTACAGTCTATTCATCCTGATAGTTATGTAATTGAACCTGGATTAGCTGATTATTTAATAAAAGATCTTACGCGTTCTATTTTAGATAAAAAGATAACAAGTAAAAATATTGTATTAGTAGTAAAACATTCTTTAAGAAGCTTTCTGTCAAATTTTTTAAGACCTTATTTTGAAGATTTAAATGTTCTTTCTCAGTTAGAAATAGGAGATCAAAAAAATATACAAATTATTGATATAATCGGAACAAATTTAAACAGAAATAAATAA
- a CDS encoding ribonuclease HII, whose product MKKSFPCYIRTAGIDEVGVGAIAGDIVSSAVILDSKFPIFGLQDSKKISLKKRLFLYEQIVKNAYSWSIGRVSCKEIDILRVSKAIELSMIRAINRLMIKPTFIFIDGVKTLNISIPNVSIIKGDNIVEEISAASIIAKVSRDNSMVILDKIFPKYGFLNHKGYCTSQHVCALKKYGFTKFHRRSYRLKLYQ is encoded by the coding sequence ATGAAAAAAAGTTTTCCATGTTATATACGTACAGCTGGAATAGATGAAGTAGGAGTTGGTGCAATAGCAGGGGACATAGTTAGTTCTGCAGTGATTTTAGATTCTAAATTTCCTATATTTGGACTACAAGATTCAAAAAAAATATCTTTAAAAAAAAGATTGTTTTTATATGAACAAATAGTTAAAAATGCTTATTCATGGAGTATAGGACGAGTTTCTTGTAAAGAAATAGATATTCTTAGAGTATCTAAAGCCATAGAATTATCTATGATAAGAGCAATTAATCGATTAATGATTAAACCTACTTTTATATTTATAGATGGTGTCAAAACTTTAAATATATCTATTCCTAATGTTTCAATTATTAAAGGAGATAATATTGTTGAAGAAATAAGTGCTGCTTCTATTATAGCTAAAGTATCACGAGATAATAGCATGGTGATATTGGATAAAATTTTTCCTAAATATGGTTTTTTAAATCATAAAGGATATTGTACATCTCAGCATGTATGTGCATTAAAAAAATATGGATTTACTAAATTTCATCGTCGTAGTTATAGGTTAAAATTATATCAATAA
- the dnaE gene encoding DNA polymerase III subunit alpha — protein sequence MEEKFSHLSVHSDYSMVDGICKLEQLVKQAYEFKMPYLALTDYNNLFGILKFYKISQKYGIKPIIGLETKIISNDFSNVFFDIILLASNYRGYKNLLVLISKAYDFKKNNKDVSVVFIFRKWLTEFRKGLIIISSSQNGDLLQSLLKNNYLIAKNYLEYYHKYFPRSYYLEISRIGEENESNYLNLVADFSYQNKIPIVATNKVRFLKEEDFYAHTVRLSINQGISIYDKNFKNSYTEKQYFRSQDKMCLLFKDIPEVLVNSIEIAKRCNVVLKQKKKLLPVFYNKTISEDKLLIKISKKGLEERLKFIFPNKEKRISMSKKYFNRLNNELNIINQIGFPGYFLVVMEFINWSKKNDIPVGPGRGSGAGSLVAYALKITELDPIKLNLLFERFLNPERISMPDFDIDFCMDRRDEVIKHVSKIYGKELVSQIITFGTMTAKSVVRDVGRAFGYPYGFMNSISKLIPLDPGICLDSALKISNELSELYKINSDVRHIIFIAKKLEGLIKHVGKHAGGVIIAPKKIFKFSPLYCDSFGKNLITQFDKDDLERIGLVKFDFLGLKTLTIIHNTVKIINKERKTLYEQCIDMKGISLKDKKVFNFLQQSNTVGIFQLESSGMKDLILRLKPDSFEDLIALIALFRPGPLQSGMVDNFINRKNGKERISYPIEKLEHDLLRPILKSTYGIILYQEQVMKIVQVLAGYTLGAADILRRAISKKKILEMKKQRSIFLHGAKKNNISTLFAEKIFSLLENFADYGFNKSHSAAYAFISYQTLWLKTYYPAYFMASIMSSEIDNTERIVTLVNEVKRMNIAIVPPSIKYSEYFFYVNKNNHIVYGMGAIKGVGKTAINSIVEMRKKYKQFSSFFDLCIKIDHKKITKKILEKLIMSGVLDAFNRSRIELLRQLNYVFRSSVKYLEYRMLKQKSLFGSLSNELKVLNKSDVKSKHLLVLKKDIYMYEYETLGFYLTNHPARRYSREVKRYIKDISFTTSKNFFDKKKEISLFGVIISVNKRIDKNNKMYITFVLDDYYGRIGIVIFSKFVKDNEKYIKNNHVIYVNGFVKFDLYSNKQTFIATSCNSIVGLREKHVDFIKLIIHEKNVSNLILDKLYIILKKYNTGIIPVYIYYFKDKSFTKLFLGKDWNVCPVDELFNDLKFILGKGNIKLKCKNLY from the coding sequence TTGGAAGAAAAGTTTTCTCATTTAAGTGTTCATAGTGATTATTCCATGGTAGATGGAATATGTAAACTTGAACAATTAGTTAAACAAGCTTATGAATTTAAAATGCCTTATTTGGCTTTAACAGATTATAATAATTTATTTGGAATATTAAAGTTTTATAAAATTTCTCAGAAATATGGAATTAAACCAATAATTGGATTAGAAACTAAAATTATTTCTAATGATTTCAGTAATGTTTTTTTTGATATAATTTTATTAGCTTCCAATTATAGAGGATATAAAAATCTTCTCGTCTTAATTTCTAAAGCATATGATTTTAAAAAAAATAACAAAGATGTTTCAGTGGTATTTATTTTTAGAAAATGGTTAACTGAATTTAGAAAAGGATTAATAATAATTTCTAGTTCTCAAAATGGAGATTTACTTCAATCTTTATTAAAAAATAATTATTTAATAGCTAAAAATTATTTAGAATATTATCATAAATATTTTCCTAGATCATATTATTTAGAAATATCTAGAATAGGAGAAGAAAATGAAAGTAATTATTTAAATTTGGTTGCTGATTTTTCTTATCAGAATAAAATTCCAATAGTAGCTACTAATAAAGTACGTTTTTTAAAAGAAGAAGATTTTTATGCTCATACTGTTAGACTATCTATTAATCAAGGTATAAGTATTTACGATAAAAATTTTAAAAATAGTTATACAGAAAAACAATATTTTCGATCGCAAGATAAAATGTGTCTTCTTTTCAAAGATATCCCGGAAGTTTTAGTAAATAGTATAGAAATTGCAAAACGTTGTAACGTTGTATTAAAACAAAAGAAAAAATTATTACCTGTTTTTTATAACAAAACTATTTCTGAAGATAAGCTTTTAATTAAAATTTCTAAGAAAGGATTAGAAGAAAGATTAAAATTTATTTTTCCAAATAAAGAAAAAAGAATAAGTATGAGTAAAAAATATTTTAATCGATTAAATAACGAATTAAATATTATTAATCAAATTGGTTTCCCGGGATATTTTTTAGTAGTTATGGAATTTATAAATTGGTCAAAAAAAAATGATATACCAGTTGGACCTGGTAGAGGATCAGGAGCAGGTTCTTTAGTAGCTTATGCATTAAAGATTACAGAATTAGATCCTATAAAGTTAAATCTATTATTTGAAAGATTTCTTAATCCAGAACGTATTTCTATGCCGGATTTTGATATTGATTTTTGCATGGATAGGAGAGATGAAGTAATTAAACATGTATCAAAGATTTATGGAAAGGAATTAGTATCTCAAATAATAACCTTTGGAACTATGACAGCGAAGTCGGTAGTCAGAGATGTTGGTAGAGCATTTGGATATCCATATGGTTTTATGAATAGTATTTCTAAGTTAATTCCATTAGATCCTGGAATATGTTTAGATTCAGCATTAAAAATATCGAATGAATTAAGTGAGTTATATAAAATTAATTCTGATGTTCGTCATATTATTTTTATAGCTAAAAAGTTAGAAGGATTGATAAAACATGTAGGAAAACATGCTGGAGGAGTGATTATAGCTCCAAAAAAAATTTTTAAATTTTCTCCATTATATTGTGATTCATTTGGAAAAAATTTGATTACTCAATTTGATAAAGATGATTTAGAGCGAATAGGTTTAGTTAAATTTGATTTTTTAGGATTAAAAACTTTAACTATTATTCACAATACAGTTAAGATTATAAATAAAGAAAGAAAAACATTATACGAACAGTGTATAGATATGAAAGGAATCTCTTTAAAAGATAAGAAAGTATTTAATTTTTTACAACAATCGAATACTGTTGGTATATTTCAGTTAGAATCTAGTGGTATGAAAGATCTTATTTTGCGTTTAAAGCCAGATTCATTTGAAGATTTAATAGCTTTAATAGCTTTATTTCGTCCAGGACCATTGCAGTCTGGAATGGTGGATAATTTTATTAATAGAAAAAATGGTAAAGAAAGAATTTCTTATCCAATAGAAAAACTAGAACACGATTTGTTGCGTCCAATATTAAAATCGACATATGGAATAATTTTGTATCAAGAACAAGTTATGAAAATAGTTCAAGTATTAGCTGGTTATACTTTAGGAGCTGCTGATATTTTAAGACGAGCGATTAGCAAGAAAAAAATATTAGAAATGAAAAAGCAGAGATCTATTTTTTTACATGGAGCAAAAAAGAATAACATTAGTACGTTATTTGCAGAAAAAATATTTAGTTTATTAGAAAACTTTGCCGATTATGGTTTTAATAAGTCTCACTCTGCAGCATATGCTTTTATTTCGTATCAAACATTATGGTTAAAAACATATTATCCAGCATATTTTATGGCATCAATTATGAGTTCAGAAATAGATAACACAGAAAGAATTGTCACTTTAGTTAACGAAGTAAAAAGAATGAATATTGCAATAGTTCCTCCTAGTATAAAATATAGTGAATATTTTTTTTATGTTAATAAAAACAACCATATAGTTTATGGTATGGGTGCTATAAAAGGAGTTGGAAAAACTGCTATAAATTCAATAGTAGAAATGAGGAAAAAATATAAGCAATTTTCTAGTTTTTTTGATTTATGTATAAAAATAGATCATAAAAAAATTACTAAAAAAATTTTAGAAAAGTTGATTATGTCAGGAGTTTTAGATGCGTTTAATAGAAGTAGAATAGAATTATTAAGACAGTTAAATTATGTTTTTCGTTCATCTGTTAAGTATTTAGAATACCGAATGTTGAAACAAAAAAGTTTGTTTGGTTCACTTTCGAATGAGTTAAAGGTGTTAAATAAAAGTGATGTTAAAAGTAAGCATTTATTAGTTTTAAAAAAAGATATATATATGTATGAGTATGAAACTTTAGGTTTTTATTTGACTAATCATCCAGCACGTAGATATTCTAGAGAAGTAAAAAGATATATCAAAGATATTTCTTTTACCACAAGTAAAAATTTCTTTGATAAAAAGAAAGAAATTTCTTTATTTGGAGTAATTATATCTGTAAATAAAAGAATAGATAAAAATAATAAGATGTATATTACTTTCGTTTTAGATGATTATTATGGAAGGATTGGAATAGTAATCTTTAGCAAGTTTGTAAAAGATAATGAAAAATATATTAAGAATAATCATGTGATATATGTTAATGGATTTGTAAAGTTTGATTTGTATTCAAATAAACAAACATTTATAGCCACTTCTTGTAATTCTATAGTAGGTTTAAGAGAAAAGCACGTTGATTTTATAAAATTAATTATACATGAAAAAAATGTAAGTAATTTAATATTAGATAAGTTATATATTATTTTAAAAAAGTATAATACAGGAATTATACCAGTGTATATATACTATTTTAAAGACAAAAGTTTTACGAAGTTGTTTTTAGGAAAAGATTGGAATGTATGTCCTGTAGATGAATTATTTAATGATTTAAAATTTATTTTAGGAAAAGGTAATATAAAGTTAAAATGTAAAAATTTATATTGA
- the argS gene encoding arginine--tRNA ligase produces the protein MNIQKLLQKKIKQSFLKNKIPKHFNPIIQCVTNKPNIHYQINGIIQIANILKKNPSELAKNIINMSELNQLCSKITVTYPGFINLTLNVQWIQKKLEKSYTCFRLNISYTNPKTVVIDYSSPNVAKEMHVGHLRSTIIGDATARILEFLGNKVIRANHIGDWGIQFGMLITYLQNKKKINILENMPLKKLEIYYKKAKLKFDKEKNFLQKTKKNVVLLQSGDLHVTKIWKKLVNITIKENQLIYDQLGVSLKKKHILGESFYSKLLPSIINDLLKQKIAVIKKGSVIVFLKELKNKLGDDMGVIIQKSDGAFLYISTDIACLKYRFNDLKADRIIYYVDSRQQQHFQQIEIICRKSGYIANNFKIEHHIFGMMLSNDNKPFKTRSGKNIKLTKLIHESIERAKEIIKQKNPGLLGEKLNKIAHVIGIGSLKYADLSKNRKMNYVFNWDNMLRFEGNTALYIQYAYTRILSIFKKNKISQFNLKNNIILLENQEIKLGIQLLQFEEILYSAAKKGVPHIICSYLYRLSVSFSHFYEKYPIFLENKIHIKYSRLKLSALIAKTIKIGLSLLGIKTVDYM, from the coding sequence ATGAATATTCAAAAATTACTTCAAAAAAAAATAAAACAATCTTTTTTAAAAAATAAAATTCCTAAACATTTTAATCCTATTATTCAATGTGTAACTAATAAACCAAATATACATTATCAAATAAACGGTATTATACAAATTGCTAATATACTTAAAAAAAACCCGTCTGAATTAGCAAAAAACATTATAAATATGAGCGAATTAAACCAATTATGTTCAAAAATTACCGTAACTTATCCTGGATTTATTAATTTAACTTTAAATGTACAATGGATACAAAAAAAATTAGAAAAATCATATACATGCTTTAGATTAAATATTTCTTATACTAATCCAAAAACTGTAGTAATTGATTATTCATCTCCAAATGTAGCAAAAGAAATGCATGTTGGACACCTAAGATCTACTATTATCGGAGACGCTACAGCAAGAATATTAGAATTTTTAGGAAATAAAGTCATTCGAGCTAATCATATCGGAGATTGGGGTATACAGTTCGGAATGCTTATTACTTATTTACAAAATAAAAAAAAAATAAATATATTAGAAAATATGCCTTTAAAAAAACTTGAAATATATTATAAAAAAGCAAAATTAAAATTTGATAAAGAAAAAAATTTTTTACAAAAAACAAAGAAAAACGTTGTTTTACTTCAATCTGGAGATTTACACGTTACTAAAATATGGAAAAAATTAGTAAATATAACAATAAAAGAAAATCAATTGATTTACGATCAACTTGGAGTATCTCTAAAAAAAAAACATATCTTAGGGGAAAGTTTTTACAGTAAACTGCTACCTTCCATTATTAATGATTTATTAAAACAAAAAATAGCTGTCATCAAAAAAGGTTCAGTAATCGTCTTTCTAAAAGAATTGAAAAATAAATTAGGAGATGATATGGGGGTAATTATACAAAAATCAGATGGTGCATTTTTATATATATCAACAGATATTGCTTGTCTTAAATACAGATTCAATGATCTGAAAGCAGATAGAATAATCTATTATGTAGATAGTAGACAACAACAACACTTTCAACAAATAGAAATAATATGTAGAAAATCAGGATATATAGCTAATAACTTCAAAATAGAACACCATATATTTGGAATGATGTTATCTAATGATAACAAACCTTTTAAAACTAGATCTGGAAAAAATATAAAACTAACTAAATTAATACACGAATCTATAGAAAGAGCTAAAGAAATTATTAAACAAAAAAATCCTGGTTTATTAGGCGAAAAATTAAATAAAATAGCTCATGTAATAGGAATAGGTTCTCTTAAATACGCTGATCTTTCTAAAAATAGAAAAATGAATTATGTTTTTAACTGGGATAACATGCTTCGTTTCGAAGGAAATACAGCATTATATATACAGTACGCCTATACAAGAATATTATCTATATTTAAAAAAAACAAAATTTCTCAATTTAATTTAAAAAATAATATTATTCTTTTAGAAAATCAAGAAATAAAACTAGGAATACAACTTTTACAATTTGAAGAAATATTATACTCTGCAGCAAAAAAAGGAGTTCCACATATTATATGTTCATACTTATATCGTTTATCTGTTTCGTTTTCTCATTTTTATGAAAAATACCCGATTTTTTTAGAAAATAAAATACATATAAAATACAGTAGACTCAAACTATCTGCGCTAATTGCAAAAACAATAAAAATAGGACTATCCTTATTAGGTATAAAAACAGTAGATTATATGTAA
- a CDS encoding EscU/YscU/HrcU family type III secretion system export apparatus switch protein, protein MSYDGNENRTENATVHRIKKALEKGNNSYSSELNSILVLSFYFFILWFFKIEIINNLLDIINQYLIFDHNIIFYEIDVFSSSIFLCKKIIRTILPLFIGIFLISYISPVIFSNFIIKFRFIKFRLNILNIFLGVKNIFSINSFIELLKIVLKVFFVIVFIMFYLFFNNVNSQSFLCLSTYEPINGFIFSFTLIEKCVFLCMLSFIPVVTLDFFWKKFIFFEQIKMSKEEVKEEYKEIHGNPEIKSRIRRAMKIAIRNKITSNVAKSDVIITNPLHYAIAIQYNEMTMEAPIVVSKGKGILAFKIKNIAKKNKIPIFECVKLARSLYYTSEIGDRVPWTLYAILAEILAWVWKLKKWKKEGGVYPEKPASSFTI, encoded by the coding sequence TTGTCATACGATGGAAATGAAAATAGAACTGAAAACGCTACTGTTCATAGAATAAAAAAAGCACTTGAAAAAGGAAATAATAGTTATTCTAGCGAATTAAACTCGATATTAGTACTAAGTTTTTATTTTTTTATTCTATGGTTTTTTAAAATAGAAATAATTAATAATTTATTAGATATAATTAATCAATATTTAATTTTTGATCATAACATTATTTTTTATGAAATTGATGTATTTTCATCCAGTATTTTTTTATGTAAAAAAATAATAAGAACAATTTTACCATTATTTATAGGTATTTTTTTAATATCTTATATTTCTCCAGTGATTTTTAGTAATTTTATTATAAAGTTTCGATTTATAAAATTTAGATTAAATATTTTAAATATTTTTTTAGGAGTTAAAAATATTTTTTCTATTAATTCATTTATAGAGTTATTGAAAATAGTATTGAAAGTATTTTTTGTTATTGTTTTTATAATGTTTTATTTGTTTTTTAATAATGTAAATTCGCAAAGTTTTTTATGTTTATCAACATACGAACCAATAAATGGTTTTATTTTTTCTTTTACTCTGATAGAAAAATGTGTTTTTTTATGTATGTTAAGTTTTATTCCAGTGGTTACATTAGATTTTTTTTGGAAAAAGTTTATTTTTTTTGAACAAATAAAGATGTCTAAAGAAGAAGTTAAAGAAGAATATAAAGAAATACATGGAAATCCAGAGATAAAATCAAGAATTAGAAGGGCTATGAAAATAGCTATACGGAATAAAATTACATCTAATGTTGCTAAATCAGATGTAATTATTACTAATCCATTACATTATGCTATTGCTATACAATATAATGAGATGACAATGGAGGCTCCAATTGTAGTTTCTAAAGGAAAGGGAATATTAGCTTTTAAAATAAAAAATATAGCTAAAAAGAATAAAATACCTATTTTCGAATGTGTAAAATTAGCTAGATCTCTGTATTATACTTCTGAAATAGGTGATCGTGTACCATGGACGTTGTATGCTATATTAGCAGAAATATTGGCATGGGTGTGGAAGTTAAAAAAATGGAAGAAAGAAGGTGGTGTATATCCTGAAAAACCTGCAAGTTCATTTACTATATAA
- a CDS encoding proline--tRNA ligase, with the protein MKTNNYLLYTLKKVSDQTDTISNRLMLRAGIIRKISSGLYTWLPTGMRVIKKIQKIIQKELNKKNAIEISMPILQPSKIWKNSGRINTYGKELLKIHDRRNKTFILSPTHEELITLLLKQEINSYKQLPIVLYQTQTKFRDEIRPRFGAIRTREFLMKDAYSFHLNSSCLDKTYKIMYKTYSKIFKLMNINFKIVEASSNNMGGNISHEFQAISSSGEDKIAFSKDSNYAANVEVATIKNSENNQFNINQNNYLLKNKTLFQKLNKIYIQKIKNCSIPNLVDTFIAKYFSGKKLCFITLLIKKNRQLNLTKIKNLTLFSSPIILATKKEIFNLTGVSDVNTIGPIGLTIPIISDIEVAKMKNFSVKANAENYFFTGVNWIRDLKKPYIEDIRNIEKDDNDPKNITKKITISPSIEIAHIFKIGSIYSKKLNFSIKNKDKKDIFLKMGCYGIGITRLIATIIDQHHDKYGIIWPNSIAPFHVAIIPINFHKSNTVKNTSNNIYIELKKNKIDTILDNRKEYLGKMFSEIELIGIPHILIIKKTHILKGKIEYKNRREKNNILISIKNVLKFIKQQII; encoded by the coding sequence ATGAAAACAAACAATTATTTACTCTATACTTTAAAAAAAGTGTCTGATCAAACTGATACAATTAGTAACCGATTAATGTTAAGAGCAGGAATTATTAGAAAAATCTCTTCAGGATTATATACTTGGTTGCCAACTGGAATGAGAGTTATAAAAAAAATTCAAAAAATAATTCAAAAAGAATTAAATAAAAAAAATGCAATCGAAATTAGCATGCCTATATTACAACCAAGTAAAATATGGAAAAATAGTGGAAGGATAAATACTTACGGAAAAGAATTATTAAAAATACATGATCGAAGAAATAAAACATTTATATTAAGTCCTACTCATGAAGAATTAATAACATTATTACTTAAGCAAGAAATAAATTCTTATAAACAATTACCTATTGTCTTATATCAAACACAAACAAAGTTTAGAGATGAAATTAGACCACGATTCGGAGCTATACGAACACGTGAATTTTTAATGAAAGACGCTTATTCTTTTCATTTAAATTCAAGTTGTTTAGATAAAACCTATAAAATCATGTATAAAACATATTCTAAAATATTTAAATTAATGAATATTAATTTTAAAATAGTTGAAGCAAGTTCAAATAATATGGGAGGAAATATTTCTCATGAATTTCAAGCAATTTCAAGTTCTGGAGAAGATAAAATTGCGTTTTCTAAAGATTCTAACTACGCTGCAAACGTAGAAGTCGCTACTATAAAAAATAGTGAAAATAATCAATTTAATATTAATCAAAATAATTATTTATTAAAAAATAAAACATTATTTCAAAAATTAAATAAAATATATATTCAAAAAATAAAAAATTGTTCCATTCCAAATTTAGTAGATACATTTATAGCTAAATATTTTTCTGGTAAAAAATTATGTTTTATCACTTTACTCATAAAAAAGAATCGTCAATTAAATTTAACTAAAATTAAAAATTTAACTTTGTTTTCTTCTCCTATAATATTAGCTACAAAAAAAGAAATTTTTAATCTTACAGGAGTAAGTGACGTCAATACCATCGGACCTATTGGATTAACTATTCCTATAATTTCTGATATAGAAGTAGCAAAAATGAAAAATTTTTCTGTAAAAGCAAATGCTGAAAATTATTTTTTTACTGGAGTAAACTGGATTCGTGATTTAAAAAAACCTTATATAGAAGATATAAGAAATATAGAAAAAGATGATAATGATCCTAAAAACATAACAAAAAAAATAACTATTTCTCCATCAATAGAGATAGCTCACATATTTAAAATTGGTTCAATTTATTCAAAAAAATTAAATTTTTCTATAAAAAATAAAGATAAAAAAGATATTTTTTTAAAAATGGGATGTTATGGAATAGGAATAACTAGATTAATAGCAACTATTATAGATCAACACCATGATAAATATGGAATTATATGGCCGAATTCTATTGCACCTTTTCACGTTGCTATAATACCTATTAATTTTCATAAATCTAATACTGTTAAAAATACTAGTAACAATATATATATAGAATTAAAAAAGAACAAAATTGATACTATACTCGATAACCGAAAAGAATATTTAGGAAAAATGTTTTCTGAAATAGAACTTATCGGTATTCCCCACATACTTATAATAAAAAAAACTCATATTTTAAAAGGAAAAATTGAATACAAAAATAGAAGAGAAAAAAACAATATTCTTATTTCTATAAAAAATGTTTTAAAATTTATAAAACAACAAATTATTTAA